A single window of Anopheles moucheti chromosome 2, idAnoMoucSN_F20_07, whole genome shotgun sequence DNA harbors:
- the LOC128310543 gene encoding ubinuclein-1 isoform X4, which yields MSDIKRAIGDAVKKGGGGALSASECSAASATLNPFGNSDKDGRGDRSNSGANGSGGGGRAGKKLPTVRLELNLFEPTAESFPEFNFSKLIHDEQKRLKKAQKKQNDRTTNGFLSDPDIDVEVERISQELERKYGMGTEYASKGKAACPSKLDYYDRGAGYDEEDSFIDNSEAYDELIPQEVETVGGGFYINSGQLEFKQLSNFERPEDAQRMPKPKKRVLSTSSESSEDDEPGGAKKKPTQSVPAVQQAQKQPTEKSATPADSQQNRPQTAENDKGNLVVTVNNAPTATPEEEKSRLNGHVAKKQKMADNGPVAPVDQKTKPSIVGEGGKEKANGVKGKSSTGTGTVAGATTAGSNVDGNKKEENGGVKELKTTTVKDMLRAKRDSLRKMEQEKKGRSSGSSRVSSSEAEEDGDGGGDEEDEEEENGEGDDEDEDEEEEYDEQEVGSDKKSRASGSDVELVSDSGSSHESEKDTGARGKVIQSVSSAATNGMVGSDGRTVLVPSGQQPAKERKQKDCKLPDDIPEQLRNDVDALKEHARSLSGSGKLNFFESKVADLLLRIDDTARSSTSSSTRNAVLRHVEAQLSISRQSLQLKLKKIRIRKLENKTKSVLSKLEDTIAETMPAVLAKYQLDCMKVADLRAAAAAAQQATTTQPNGEKNDAQPNPTTQIRNPKKKYLWNERSRTLLWELYNIRQEMFELMRPRNQTEDEVVAEYMRTKVVPLWLKGWVRYEDIHKELDRRKKALAKGQGSSPVVVGTHNSTGKKSSPTVSPLVSPVSSVDAALLTGNSVNGMKPQDVYTPARSSTPSSVKSTNSKGGGMVEAAERVGSVSNATHHSPNTVQQPNSTTCMSPNSSYKRTSDHSIINIMNSPPPPADKQSSEQRRSLDAVDQSVDGFKRSPMTPASINLSPAERKLPLPSPDRQRWNSREDDSDSSIEIIAEYNVPRTGTATPFQSGAGSKISASSPVIQTAPAPPLPSASNLPVLNKEKYKNLIAGKHKTHGGSGSSAGSSPITAGDTISPIMSSGKYAKHAPGGHGHVAPGGVIGFAAPSGNVSGSLGLLPEMTGAGGGGSVRLKDTPPPVDVDVHQIMKDLKEFQELQKQHNVSGGNRKSDSTSLQSQQQHDRSDKKKMAA from the exons ATGTCGGATATAAAACGCGCCATCGGCGATGCAGTGAAAAagggcggtggtggtgcattATCGGCGTCCGAGTGTTCCGCGGCCTCGGCGACCCTTAATCCCTTCGGCAATAGCGACAAAGATGGCCGAGGGGATCGAAGTAACAGTGGGGCGAACgggagtggtggtggtggccgggCTGGAAAAAAGCTACCAACGGTACGGCTGGAGCTGAACCTGTTCGAACCGACCGCTGAGAGTTTTCCGGAATTCAACTTTTCCAAGCTGATCCACGACGAACAG AAACGTCTTAAAAAAGcacagaagaaacaaaacgatagAACGACCAATGGGTTCCTATCGGATCCGGATATAGACGTTGAAGTTGAACGGATTTCCCAAGAGCTGGAGCGAAAGTATGGTATGGGGACAGAATATGCAAGCAAGGGCAAAGCTGCCTGTCCGTCCAAGCTGGACTATTATGATCGTGGTGCGGGCTACGATGAGGAAGATTCCTTCATCGACAATTCTGAAGCG TACGACGAGCTCATACCGCAGGAAGTAGAAACGGTTGGTGGTGGGTTTTACATCAACTCTGGTCAGCTAGAATTTAAGCAGCTGTCCAACTTCGAACGTCCGGAAGATGCACAACGTATGCCGAAACCGAAAAAACGTGTCCTTTCAACGTCGTCCGAAAGCAGCGAAGATGACGAACCGGGTGGAGCGAAAAAGAAACCGACGCAAAGTGTGCCCGCCGTTCAGCAAGCGCAGAAACAACCGACGGAAAAGTCCGCTACTCCCGCGGATAGCCAGCAAAATCGACCACAGACTGCCGAGAACGACAAAGGTAATTTGGTGGTGACCGTAAACAATGCGCCAACAGCTACACCGGAAGAGGAAAAATCTCGCCTAAATGGACACGTTGCAAAGaagcaaaagatggcggataatggGCCGGTTGCACCGGTAGATCAGAAAACGAAACCTTCGATCGTTGGTGAGGGTGGCAAGGAAAAGGCAAATGGGGTGAAAGGGAAATCATCGACCGGTACTGGGACGGTGGCCGGTGCGACCACAGCAGGAAGTAATGTGGATGGTAAtaaaaaggaggaaaatggTGGAGTGAAAGAATTGAAGACCACCACCGTGAAGGACATGTTGCGGGCCAAGCGCGATAGTTTGCGCAAGATGGAGCAAGAGAAGAAAGGTCGTAGCAGTGGTTCGAGTCGGGTTTCCAGCTCGGAAGCGGAAGAGGATGGCGACGGTGGAGGCGACGAGGAGGAcgaggaagaagaaaacggCGAGggtgatgatgaggatgaggaCGAGGAAGAGGAGTACGATGAGCAAGAAGTTGGAAGTGACAAAAAATCGCGCGCATCCGGTTCGGATGTGGAACTGGTGTCGGATAGTGGGAGCAGCCATGAGAGTGAAAAGGATACTGGTGCAAGGGGGAAAGTAATACAGTCGGTAAGCAGCGCGGCAACGAACGGGATGGTTGGCAGTGACGGACGTACGGTGTTAGTACCTAGCGGACAGCAACCAGCTAAGGAACGGAAACAGAAGGACTGCAAACTACCGGACGATATTCCCGAACAGCTGCGCAACGATGTGGATGCGTTGAAGGAACACGCGCGTTCTCTGTCCGGTTCTGGGAAGTTAAACTTCTTCGAAAGCAAGGTAGCGGACCTGTTGCTGCGGATCGACGATACTGCACGTTCAAGTACGAGTTCCAGCACTAGGAATGCGGTCTTGCGTCACGTGGAGGCACAGCTATCGATAAGCCGGCAGTCTCTCCAGCTAAAGCTGAAAAAGATTCGCATTCGAAAGCTCGAGAATAAGACAAAGTCGGTACTCTCGAAACTCGAGGACACCATTGCCGAAACGATGCCAGCGGTTCTAGCCAAGTACCAGCTAGATTGTATGAAGGTGGCCGATTtgcgtgcagcagcagcagcggcacaaCAAGCCACCACCACACAGCCAAATGGAGAGAAAAACGATGCCCAACCAAACCCAACAACACAGATAAGAAATCCAAAGAAAAAATACTTGTGGAACGAACGATCGCGCACACTGCTCTGGGAGCTGTACAACATCCGCCAGGAAATGTTCGAACTGATGAGGCCCCGGAATCAAACGGAGGACGAGGTAGTGGCGGAGTATATGCGCACCAAGGTAGTGCCACTGTGGCTCAAGGGTTGGGTACGATACGAGGACATTCACAAAGAGCTGGATCGGCGGAAAAAGGCATTGGCGAAAGGTCAGGGCAGTAGCCCTGTGGTCGTTGGTACACATAATTCTACGGGAAAGAAATCTTCACCGACTGTTTCACCTCTCGTATCGCCCGTTTCGTCGGTAGATGCGGCGCTACTGACCGGTAACAGTGTGAACGGTATGAAACCGCAAGACGTCTATACACCTGCCCGATCGTCAACACCGTCGAGTGTGAAGTCGACGAACAGTAAGGGAGGGGGCATGGTGGAGGCGGCGGAGAGGGTTGGTTCTGTGAGCAACGCGACACATCACTCACCAAACACGGTACAACAACCGAATTCAACGACGTGCATGTCGCCCAATTCTTCCTATAAGCGTACCTCGGACCATAGCATTATAAACATTATGAACTCACCGCCACCGCCAGCGGATAAGCAATCCAGCGAGCAACGACGCTCGTTAGATGCAGTCGACCAGTCGGTAGATGGTTTCAAACGATCGCCCATGACGCCAGCGTCGATCAATTTATCACCCGCTGAACGAAAACTCCCATTGCCATCGCCAGACCGGCAGAGATGGAACAGCCGCGAGGATGACAGTGACAGTAGCATCGAAATTATCGCTGAATATAACGTTCCTAGAACCGGCACGGCGACGCCCTTCCAATCTGGTGCCGGTTCCAAAATATCCGCTTCCTCGCCCGTGATCCAGACGGCTCCAGCTCCACCACTGCCAAGTGCATCCAATCTGCCAGTCCTGAATAAAGAAAAGTATAAGAACTTAATCGCAGGAAAGCATAAGACGCACGGTGGAAGTGGCAGCAGTGCGGGGTCTAGTCCGATCACAGCAGGTGATACTATATCACCCATCATGAGCAGTGGAAAGTACGCGAAACACGCACCGGGAGGGCATGGTCATGTGGCACCGGGTGGTGTCATTGGATTTGCGGCACCATCCGGTAATGTGAGTGGCAGCCTTGGTCTGCTTCCCGAGATgaccggtgccggtggtggaGGAAGCGTCCGACTCAAAGATACACCTCCACCCGTCGACGTGGACGTCCATCAGATAATGAAGGATCTCAAGGAATTTCAG GAACTTCAGAAGCAGCACAATGTCAGTGGTGGGAACCGAAAATCAGACAGCACATCGTTACaatcgcaacaacaacatg atcgttcggataagaaaaaaatggcaGCATAA
- the LOC128310543 gene encoding ubinuclein-1 isoform X2 gives MSDIKRAIGDAVKKGGGGALSASECSAASATLNPFGNSDKDGRGDRSNSGANGSGGGGRAGKKLPTVRLELNLFEPTAESFPEFNFSKLIHDEQKRLKKAQKKQNDRTTNGFLSDPDIDVEVERISQELERKYGMGTEYASKGKAACPSKLDYYDRGAGYDEEDSFIDNSEAYDELIPQEVETVGGGFYINSGQLEFKQLSNFERPEDAQRMPKPKKRVLSTSSESSEDDEPGGAKKKPTQSVPAVQQAQKQPTEKSATPADSQQNRPQTAENDKGNLVVTVNNAPTATPEEEKSRLNGHVAKKQKMADNGPVAPVDQKTKPSIVGEGGKEKANGVKGKSSTGTGTVAGATTAGSNVDGNKKEENGGVKELKTTTVKDMLRAKRDSLRKMEQEKKGRSSGSSRVSSSEAEEDGDGGGDEEDEEEENGEGDDEDEDEEEEYDEQEVGSDKKSRASGSDVELVSDSGSSHESEKDTGARGKVIQSVSSAATNGMVGSDGRTVLVPSGQQPAKERKQKDCKLPDDIPEQLRNDVDALKEHARSLSGSGKLNFFESKVADLLLRIDDTARSSTSSSTRNAVLRHVEAQLSISRQSLQLKLKKIRIRKLENKTKSVLSKLEDTIAETMPAVLAKYQLDCMKVADLRAAAAAAQQATTTQPNGEKNDAQPNPTTQIRNPKKKYLWNERSRTLLWELYNIRQEMFELMRPRNQTEDEVVAEYMRTKVVPLWLKGWVRYEDIHKELDRRKKALAKGQGSSPVVVGTHNSTGKKSSPTVSPLVSPVSSVDAALLTGNSVNGMKPQDVYTPARSSTPSSVKSTNSKGGGMVEAAERVGSVSNATHHSPNTVQQPNSTTCMSPNSSYKRTSDHSIINIMNSPPPPADKQSSEQRRSLDAVDQSVDGFKRSPMTPASINLSPAERKLPLPSPDRQRWNSREDDSDSSIEIIAEYNVPRTGTATPFQSGAGSKISASSPVIQTAPAPPLPSASNLPVLNKEKYKNLIAGKHKTHGGSGSSAGSSPITAGDTISPIMSSGKYAKHAPGGHGHVAPGGVIGFAAPSGNVSGSLGLLPEMTGAGGGGSVRLKDTPPPVDVDVHQIMKDLKEFQELQKQHNVSGGNRKSDSTSLQSQQQHAAATSSTVATAASSNVVADYFIDCDMDEDDILFATNYTYSGGHKH, from the exons ATGTCGGATATAAAACGCGCCATCGGCGATGCAGTGAAAAagggcggtggtggtgcattATCGGCGTCCGAGTGTTCCGCGGCCTCGGCGACCCTTAATCCCTTCGGCAATAGCGACAAAGATGGCCGAGGGGATCGAAGTAACAGTGGGGCGAACgggagtggtggtggtggccgggCTGGAAAAAAGCTACCAACGGTACGGCTGGAGCTGAACCTGTTCGAACCGACCGCTGAGAGTTTTCCGGAATTCAACTTTTCCAAGCTGATCCACGACGAACAG AAACGTCTTAAAAAAGcacagaagaaacaaaacgatagAACGACCAATGGGTTCCTATCGGATCCGGATATAGACGTTGAAGTTGAACGGATTTCCCAAGAGCTGGAGCGAAAGTATGGTATGGGGACAGAATATGCAAGCAAGGGCAAAGCTGCCTGTCCGTCCAAGCTGGACTATTATGATCGTGGTGCGGGCTACGATGAGGAAGATTCCTTCATCGACAATTCTGAAGCG TACGACGAGCTCATACCGCAGGAAGTAGAAACGGTTGGTGGTGGGTTTTACATCAACTCTGGTCAGCTAGAATTTAAGCAGCTGTCCAACTTCGAACGTCCGGAAGATGCACAACGTATGCCGAAACCGAAAAAACGTGTCCTTTCAACGTCGTCCGAAAGCAGCGAAGATGACGAACCGGGTGGAGCGAAAAAGAAACCGACGCAAAGTGTGCCCGCCGTTCAGCAAGCGCAGAAACAACCGACGGAAAAGTCCGCTACTCCCGCGGATAGCCAGCAAAATCGACCACAGACTGCCGAGAACGACAAAGGTAATTTGGTGGTGACCGTAAACAATGCGCCAACAGCTACACCGGAAGAGGAAAAATCTCGCCTAAATGGACACGTTGCAAAGaagcaaaagatggcggataatggGCCGGTTGCACCGGTAGATCAGAAAACGAAACCTTCGATCGTTGGTGAGGGTGGCAAGGAAAAGGCAAATGGGGTGAAAGGGAAATCATCGACCGGTACTGGGACGGTGGCCGGTGCGACCACAGCAGGAAGTAATGTGGATGGTAAtaaaaaggaggaaaatggTGGAGTGAAAGAATTGAAGACCACCACCGTGAAGGACATGTTGCGGGCCAAGCGCGATAGTTTGCGCAAGATGGAGCAAGAGAAGAAAGGTCGTAGCAGTGGTTCGAGTCGGGTTTCCAGCTCGGAAGCGGAAGAGGATGGCGACGGTGGAGGCGACGAGGAGGAcgaggaagaagaaaacggCGAGggtgatgatgaggatgaggaCGAGGAAGAGGAGTACGATGAGCAAGAAGTTGGAAGTGACAAAAAATCGCGCGCATCCGGTTCGGATGTGGAACTGGTGTCGGATAGTGGGAGCAGCCATGAGAGTGAAAAGGATACTGGTGCAAGGGGGAAAGTAATACAGTCGGTAAGCAGCGCGGCAACGAACGGGATGGTTGGCAGTGACGGACGTACGGTGTTAGTACCTAGCGGACAGCAACCAGCTAAGGAACGGAAACAGAAGGACTGCAAACTACCGGACGATATTCCCGAACAGCTGCGCAACGATGTGGATGCGTTGAAGGAACACGCGCGTTCTCTGTCCGGTTCTGGGAAGTTAAACTTCTTCGAAAGCAAGGTAGCGGACCTGTTGCTGCGGATCGACGATACTGCACGTTCAAGTACGAGTTCCAGCACTAGGAATGCGGTCTTGCGTCACGTGGAGGCACAGCTATCGATAAGCCGGCAGTCTCTCCAGCTAAAGCTGAAAAAGATTCGCATTCGAAAGCTCGAGAATAAGACAAAGTCGGTACTCTCGAAACTCGAGGACACCATTGCCGAAACGATGCCAGCGGTTCTAGCCAAGTACCAGCTAGATTGTATGAAGGTGGCCGATTtgcgtgcagcagcagcagcggcacaaCAAGCCACCACCACACAGCCAAATGGAGAGAAAAACGATGCCCAACCAAACCCAACAACACAGATAAGAAATCCAAAGAAAAAATACTTGTGGAACGAACGATCGCGCACACTGCTCTGGGAGCTGTACAACATCCGCCAGGAAATGTTCGAACTGATGAGGCCCCGGAATCAAACGGAGGACGAGGTAGTGGCGGAGTATATGCGCACCAAGGTAGTGCCACTGTGGCTCAAGGGTTGGGTACGATACGAGGACATTCACAAAGAGCTGGATCGGCGGAAAAAGGCATTGGCGAAAGGTCAGGGCAGTAGCCCTGTGGTCGTTGGTACACATAATTCTACGGGAAAGAAATCTTCACCGACTGTTTCACCTCTCGTATCGCCCGTTTCGTCGGTAGATGCGGCGCTACTGACCGGTAACAGTGTGAACGGTATGAAACCGCAAGACGTCTATACACCTGCCCGATCGTCAACACCGTCGAGTGTGAAGTCGACGAACAGTAAGGGAGGGGGCATGGTGGAGGCGGCGGAGAGGGTTGGTTCTGTGAGCAACGCGACACATCACTCACCAAACACGGTACAACAACCGAATTCAACGACGTGCATGTCGCCCAATTCTTCCTATAAGCGTACCTCGGACCATAGCATTATAAACATTATGAACTCACCGCCACCGCCAGCGGATAAGCAATCCAGCGAGCAACGACGCTCGTTAGATGCAGTCGACCAGTCGGTAGATGGTTTCAAACGATCGCCCATGACGCCAGCGTCGATCAATTTATCACCCGCTGAACGAAAACTCCCATTGCCATCGCCAGACCGGCAGAGATGGAACAGCCGCGAGGATGACAGTGACAGTAGCATCGAAATTATCGCTGAATATAACGTTCCTAGAACCGGCACGGCGACGCCCTTCCAATCTGGTGCCGGTTCCAAAATATCCGCTTCCTCGCCCGTGATCCAGACGGCTCCAGCTCCACCACTGCCAAGTGCATCCAATCTGCCAGTCCTGAATAAAGAAAAGTATAAGAACTTAATCGCAGGAAAGCATAAGACGCACGGTGGAAGTGGCAGCAGTGCGGGGTCTAGTCCGATCACAGCAGGTGATACTATATCACCCATCATGAGCAGTGGAAAGTACGCGAAACACGCACCGGGAGGGCATGGTCATGTGGCACCGGGTGGTGTCATTGGATTTGCGGCACCATCCGGTAATGTGAGTGGCAGCCTTGGTCTGCTTCCCGAGATgaccggtgccggtggtggaGGAAGCGTCCGACTCAAAGATACACCTCCACCCGTCGACGTGGACGTCCATCAGATAATGAAGGATCTCAAGGAATTTCAG GAACTTCAGAAGCAGCACAATGTCAGTGGTGGGAACCGAAAATCAGACAGCACATCGTTACaatcgcaacaacaacatg cagcagcaacgtcaTCCACGGTAGCAACTGCCGCCTCATCGAATGTTGTTGCCGATTACTTTATCGACTGTGATATGGATGAGGACGATATTCTCTTCGCCACGAACTACACGTACAGTGGTGGACACAAGCACTGA
- the LOC128310543 gene encoding ubinuclein-1 isoform X1: protein MSDIKRAIGDAVKKGGGGALSASECSAASATLNPFGNSDKDGRGDRSNSGANGSGGGGRAGKKLPTVRLELNLFEPTAESFPEFNFSKLIHDEQKRLKKAQKKQNDRTTNGFLSDPDIDVEVERISQELERKYGMGTEYASKGKAACPSKLDYYDRGAGYDEEDSFIDNSEAYDELIPQEVETVGGGFYINSGQLEFKQLSNFERPEDAQRMPKPKKRVLSTSSESSEDDEPGGAKKKPTQSVPAVQQAQKQPTEKSATPADSQQNRPQTAENDKGNLVVTVNNAPTATPEEEKSRLNGHVAKKQKMADNGPVAPVDQKTKPSIVGEGGKEKANGVKGKSSTGTGTVAGATTAGSNVDGNKKEENGGVKELKTTTVKDMLRAKRDSLRKMEQEKKGRSSGSSRVSSSEAEEDGDGGGDEEDEEEENGEGDDEDEDEEEEYDEQEVGSDKKSRASGSDVELVSDSGSSHESEKDTGARGKVIQSVSSAATNGMVGSDGRTVLVPSGQQPAKERKQKDCKLPDDIPEQLRNDVDALKEHARSLSGSGKLNFFESKVADLLLRIDDTARSSTSSSTRNAVLRHVEAQLSISRQSLQLKLKKIRIRKLENKTKSVLSKLEDTIAETMPAVLAKYQLDCMKVADLRAAAAAAQQATTTQPNGEKNDAQPNPTTQIRNPKKKYLWNERSRTLLWELYNIRQEMFELMRPRNQTEDEVVAEYMRTKVVPLWLKGWVRYEDIHKELDRRKKALAKGQGSSPVVVGTHNSTGKKSSPTVSPLVSPVSSVDAALLTGNSVNGMKPQDVYTPARSSTPSSVKSTNSKGGGMVEAAERVGSVSNATHHSPNTVQQPNSTTCMSPNSSYKRTSDHSIINIMNSPPPPADKQSSEQRRSLDAVDQSVDGFKRSPMTPASINLSPAERKLPLPSPDRQRWNSREDDSDSSIEIIAEYNVPRTGTATPFQSGAGSKISASSPVIQTAPAPPLPSASNLPVLNKEKYKNLIAGKHKTHGGSGSSAGSSPITAGDTISPIMSSGKYAKHAPGGHGHVAPGGVIGFAAPSGNVSGSLGLLPEMTGAGGGGSVRLKDTPPPVDVDVHQIMKDLKEFQELQKQHNVSGGNRKSDSTSLQSQQQHEAAATSSTVATAASSNVVADYFIDCDMDEDDILFATNYTYSGGHKH, encoded by the exons ATGTCGGATATAAAACGCGCCATCGGCGATGCAGTGAAAAagggcggtggtggtgcattATCGGCGTCCGAGTGTTCCGCGGCCTCGGCGACCCTTAATCCCTTCGGCAATAGCGACAAAGATGGCCGAGGGGATCGAAGTAACAGTGGGGCGAACgggagtggtggtggtggccgggCTGGAAAAAAGCTACCAACGGTACGGCTGGAGCTGAACCTGTTCGAACCGACCGCTGAGAGTTTTCCGGAATTCAACTTTTCCAAGCTGATCCACGACGAACAG AAACGTCTTAAAAAAGcacagaagaaacaaaacgatagAACGACCAATGGGTTCCTATCGGATCCGGATATAGACGTTGAAGTTGAACGGATTTCCCAAGAGCTGGAGCGAAAGTATGGTATGGGGACAGAATATGCAAGCAAGGGCAAAGCTGCCTGTCCGTCCAAGCTGGACTATTATGATCGTGGTGCGGGCTACGATGAGGAAGATTCCTTCATCGACAATTCTGAAGCG TACGACGAGCTCATACCGCAGGAAGTAGAAACGGTTGGTGGTGGGTTTTACATCAACTCTGGTCAGCTAGAATTTAAGCAGCTGTCCAACTTCGAACGTCCGGAAGATGCACAACGTATGCCGAAACCGAAAAAACGTGTCCTTTCAACGTCGTCCGAAAGCAGCGAAGATGACGAACCGGGTGGAGCGAAAAAGAAACCGACGCAAAGTGTGCCCGCCGTTCAGCAAGCGCAGAAACAACCGACGGAAAAGTCCGCTACTCCCGCGGATAGCCAGCAAAATCGACCACAGACTGCCGAGAACGACAAAGGTAATTTGGTGGTGACCGTAAACAATGCGCCAACAGCTACACCGGAAGAGGAAAAATCTCGCCTAAATGGACACGTTGCAAAGaagcaaaagatggcggataatggGCCGGTTGCACCGGTAGATCAGAAAACGAAACCTTCGATCGTTGGTGAGGGTGGCAAGGAAAAGGCAAATGGGGTGAAAGGGAAATCATCGACCGGTACTGGGACGGTGGCCGGTGCGACCACAGCAGGAAGTAATGTGGATGGTAAtaaaaaggaggaaaatggTGGAGTGAAAGAATTGAAGACCACCACCGTGAAGGACATGTTGCGGGCCAAGCGCGATAGTTTGCGCAAGATGGAGCAAGAGAAGAAAGGTCGTAGCAGTGGTTCGAGTCGGGTTTCCAGCTCGGAAGCGGAAGAGGATGGCGACGGTGGAGGCGACGAGGAGGAcgaggaagaagaaaacggCGAGggtgatgatgaggatgaggaCGAGGAAGAGGAGTACGATGAGCAAGAAGTTGGAAGTGACAAAAAATCGCGCGCATCCGGTTCGGATGTGGAACTGGTGTCGGATAGTGGGAGCAGCCATGAGAGTGAAAAGGATACTGGTGCAAGGGGGAAAGTAATACAGTCGGTAAGCAGCGCGGCAACGAACGGGATGGTTGGCAGTGACGGACGTACGGTGTTAGTACCTAGCGGACAGCAACCAGCTAAGGAACGGAAACAGAAGGACTGCAAACTACCGGACGATATTCCCGAACAGCTGCGCAACGATGTGGATGCGTTGAAGGAACACGCGCGTTCTCTGTCCGGTTCTGGGAAGTTAAACTTCTTCGAAAGCAAGGTAGCGGACCTGTTGCTGCGGATCGACGATACTGCACGTTCAAGTACGAGTTCCAGCACTAGGAATGCGGTCTTGCGTCACGTGGAGGCACAGCTATCGATAAGCCGGCAGTCTCTCCAGCTAAAGCTGAAAAAGATTCGCATTCGAAAGCTCGAGAATAAGACAAAGTCGGTACTCTCGAAACTCGAGGACACCATTGCCGAAACGATGCCAGCGGTTCTAGCCAAGTACCAGCTAGATTGTATGAAGGTGGCCGATTtgcgtgcagcagcagcagcggcacaaCAAGCCACCACCACACAGCCAAATGGAGAGAAAAACGATGCCCAACCAAACCCAACAACACAGATAAGAAATCCAAAGAAAAAATACTTGTGGAACGAACGATCGCGCACACTGCTCTGGGAGCTGTACAACATCCGCCAGGAAATGTTCGAACTGATGAGGCCCCGGAATCAAACGGAGGACGAGGTAGTGGCGGAGTATATGCGCACCAAGGTAGTGCCACTGTGGCTCAAGGGTTGGGTACGATACGAGGACATTCACAAAGAGCTGGATCGGCGGAAAAAGGCATTGGCGAAAGGTCAGGGCAGTAGCCCTGTGGTCGTTGGTACACATAATTCTACGGGAAAGAAATCTTCACCGACTGTTTCACCTCTCGTATCGCCCGTTTCGTCGGTAGATGCGGCGCTACTGACCGGTAACAGTGTGAACGGTATGAAACCGCAAGACGTCTATACACCTGCCCGATCGTCAACACCGTCGAGTGTGAAGTCGACGAACAGTAAGGGAGGGGGCATGGTGGAGGCGGCGGAGAGGGTTGGTTCTGTGAGCAACGCGACACATCACTCACCAAACACGGTACAACAACCGAATTCAACGACGTGCATGTCGCCCAATTCTTCCTATAAGCGTACCTCGGACCATAGCATTATAAACATTATGAACTCACCGCCACCGCCAGCGGATAAGCAATCCAGCGAGCAACGACGCTCGTTAGATGCAGTCGACCAGTCGGTAGATGGTTTCAAACGATCGCCCATGACGCCAGCGTCGATCAATTTATCACCCGCTGAACGAAAACTCCCATTGCCATCGCCAGACCGGCAGAGATGGAACAGCCGCGAGGATGACAGTGACAGTAGCATCGAAATTATCGCTGAATATAACGTTCCTAGAACCGGCACGGCGACGCCCTTCCAATCTGGTGCCGGTTCCAAAATATCCGCTTCCTCGCCCGTGATCCAGACGGCTCCAGCTCCACCACTGCCAAGTGCATCCAATCTGCCAGTCCTGAATAAAGAAAAGTATAAGAACTTAATCGCAGGAAAGCATAAGACGCACGGTGGAAGTGGCAGCAGTGCGGGGTCTAGTCCGATCACAGCAGGTGATACTATATCACCCATCATGAGCAGTGGAAAGTACGCGAAACACGCACCGGGAGGGCATGGTCATGTGGCACCGGGTGGTGTCATTGGATTTGCGGCACCATCCGGTAATGTGAGTGGCAGCCTTGGTCTGCTTCCCGAGATgaccggtgccggtggtggaGGAAGCGTCCGACTCAAAGATACACCTCCACCCGTCGACGTGGACGTCCATCAGATAATGAAGGATCTCAAGGAATTTCAG GAACTTCAGAAGCAGCACAATGTCAGTGGTGGGAACCGAAAATCAGACAGCACATCGTTACaatcgcaacaacaacatg aagcagcagcaacgtcaTCCACGGTAGCAACTGCCGCCTCATCGAATGTTGTTGCCGATTACTTTATCGACTGTGATATGGATGAGGACGATATTCTCTTCGCCACGAACTACACGTACAGTGGTGGACACAAGCACTGA